The window ACAAATCGTTCGAGAGCTACTTCGGTGAACGATGGGACCTTAACGACAATTCCTTCTTGGACGATGTTACTAACGCCGTTTTCCGAGGAGAAGACCATCCCAATAAATGGAATCTTGTCTGGGGATTGGCAGTAATCACCCATTACCTCACCAACTCGCAATTAGGTAGTCCCTATGCCAAAGAGTCACTGGCACTCGCCAGAGAATACTTTCAGGAGCTGATAAGGAGACATCTGGACTCACAGAGCCTATCTCAAGAAGAACTCTTGAAACGACCTGTGTTAATTCCCCACCGTGCTATCAAGGACCCGCGTGAGATCCGCCTGCTCGACCCCGCCTGCGGCTCCATGCACTTCGGGCTCTACGCCTTCGATCTCTTCGAGGCCATCTATGAAGAAGCCTGGGATCTGGCAAGCACTGGAAACTGCCAACTGATCACTGAAAACTCTCATGCACCCCTAACCGACCTCTACGCGTCCAAAGAGGCCTTCATGCTCGATGTGCCCAAACTTATCATCGAAAACAACGTGCATGGAGTAGACATCGACCCCCGCGCCGTCCAGATCGCCGGCCTCTCCCTCTGGCTCCGCGCCCAGAAAACCTGGAAAGACACCCCCGCCGCCGAGCGCCCCCGCGTCCGCCGCTCGAACATCGTCTGCGCCGAGCCCATGCCCGGCAGCGACGCCATGCTCGAAGACTTCGTCGGAACCCTCGACCCACCCCTGCTCGGCGAACTCGTCAAAACTGTCTTCGACAAAATGCAGCTCGCCGGCGAGGCCGGCACCCTCCTCAAGATCGAGGAAGAAATCCGCACCGCCATCGATGACGCCAAAACCAAGTGGAAGAAACTCGGCGCCGCCGAACGCGACCTCTTCTCCACTGAAGAGCTCAACCAGACCCTCCGTCCTGGCACCCAACAAGAGCTTACCGGCGTCGAGAAGGCACTGACCACCGATCACCGACCACTGGCCACCGACTTCTTCGACACCGCCGAAGAACGCATCTACGCCGCCCTGCGCGACTACGCCGAGTCCGCCGAAGCCGGCGACTACCAACGGCGCCTCTTTGCCGAAGACGCCGCGCACGGCTTCGCGTTCATCGATCTTTGCAGAAAACGCTACGACGCGGTGGTGATGAATCCGCCGTTTGGTGCCTTCTCGAAGACAACCAAAAAATGGGCTGAAAACACATTCCCTCGTAGTTCTAGCGACATCTACTCCTCGTTCATTGATCGTGGGATCCAGCTCTTCACCTCGGGAGCCTTACTCGGTGCGATAACTTCGCGAACCGGGTTTTTCCTTCGGTCATTCACACGTTGGCGTGAAAAGTTGCTGTTACCATTGTCGCCACCAAACCTTATTGCCGATTTAGGACACGGGGTATTGGATGACGCAATGGTGGAGGTGGCTGCATACTGCCTCGGTGGAACAAATCGAAACTCGAGCACATTCTTTAGAATTGTCGACGCTGAAGACAGGGCATCAGCTCTCCTTAACTCCATAAAATCCTCGCAAGATGCGGTTGCAGGTCAAAGATTCGAATGTGCCCCGTCATCGTTCAAGATGGTTCCAGGCTCACCATTTGCATACTGGGTTTCGGACTCACTACGGGCCGCTTTTGAAAAGCATTCTCCGCTCAAAACATCAGATCGTTTTGCTGCTCGTGGTCCCTACACTCTGGACGATTTCCGCTTCGTTCGAATTCGCTGGGAGATCGCAACATCCTCAATAAAGAACACTCGTGCGCAGACTACCGACACATCATGGGTCCGATTTGTTAAAGGTGGTGATTTCGCTCGTTTCTACGCTGATCCACATTTGGCATTGAACTGGTCGAAAGATGGACTCCAATTAAAAGCGCTAGTTTCTGCTTACCGTGAATCAAAGGGATGGGGGCCGAATTGGACGGCTGCCATTAACGGCCATGACTTCTATTTTCTGCCAGGTCTCACGTGGACTCACCGGACCAGCAGTGATTTATCGCTTCGGGCGCTTCCAGCTGGCTGCATTTTCTCGGCTAAGGGACCAGCTCTAATTGTAGAGGATAGGGAACAGCGACTTGCCTTACTCTCGCTCTGCAACTCGAGTGTATTCAGGTCCCTCTTTTCACTCAATCTTGGGGCAGCTGACGCTGCGGCCCGTTCTTACGACGTTGGGATAATGCAGCGCATGCCAATTCCCGAACTCGACCCCGCATCTAAAGACCGTCTAGCTAGGCTCGCATATGAGGCTTGGAAACTGTGGAGGCGAATTGGTGATGGGGACGAAACTTCGCACAGCTTCCTAATTCCCTGCACAGTAGAGCGGCGCAATTCAACCTTGGGTGAGAGTTCAAACGGCCGGTTTTCAGAACACCTAGAATTGCAGAGCAGGTGCGGAGAAATCGATCAAGAGATAGATTCTACATGTTTCGATATCTACGGAGCTGCACCTATCAAGACCGAACAGGATATCGAACAATCGATCCACGAAGGAGATACGCTTAAGGAGGTTGCAGACTCCATGGAACCAGATGATGACATCTGTGGTCCTCTAGTCTTGTGGATGATCGGTGCTGTATTCGGCCGCTGGGACATCCGCTACGCCACCGGCGAGCGCCAGCCGCCCGAGTTGCCCGACCCCTTCGATCCGTTGCCCGTCTGCCCGCCCGGCATGCTCCAGAACGCCGACGGCCTGCCCGCTGCGCCCGCCGACGTGCCCGACGACTACCCGCTGCCCATCACCTGGCCCGGCATCCTCGTTTCCGATCCCGGCCACCCCGAGGACATCGTCGCCCGCGTCCGCGACGCCCTCGCCGTCATCTGGGGTGACCGCAGTGCCGCCATCGAGCAAGAAGCCTGCGAGATCCTCGGCGTCCGCACCCTGCGCGACTACTTCGCCGAGAAGAAATCCGGCGGCAAATTCTTCAAAGACCACCTCAAGCGCTACAGCAAGAGCCGCCGTCAGGCCCCCATCTACTGGCCCCTCTCCACCGAGTCCGGCAGCTACACCCTTTGGATCTACTACCACCGCCTCACTCCTGACACCCTCTACACCTGCGTCTCCGACTTCATCGAACCCAAGATCACCGCCGTCGGCCGCGAACTCGAACGCCTCACCGC of the Akkermansiaceae bacterium genome contains:
- the pglX gene encoding BREX-1 system adenine-specific DNA-methyltransferase PglX; translation: MAFDTTTRNKLAALVTRCRGRLVEEFSDQFQQFYGIVPKEGTVADLGSLTHLNESQRETARQLHEVIDYYAESNSGSEAQRRKDAIDRLLREQAFTVLNRLAALRMAEERGIVLECVRQGTKSEGFTLFEMNAGTDLGDAHQRYVTYLECLYDELSIDLGVLFDRFSPHGLLFPGEAGLKEVLAFLGDADIKHLWAEDETIGWIYQYWNSKEERKAMRDASAAPRNSRELAVRNQFFTPRYVVEFLTDNTLGRIWYEMTQGQTRLVDQCRYLVRRPNEIFLAPIEEIYRSLYGEDTDLPDDIFETDAIADLFRGNLERIAEGDDGSFPLLKGIVAYKSFESYFGERWDLNDNSFLDDVTNAVFRGEDHPNKWNLVWGLAVITHYLTNSQLGSPYAKESLALAREYFQELIRRHLDSQSLSQEELLKRPVLIPHRAIKDPREIRLLDPACGSMHFGLYAFDLFEAIYEEAWDLASTGNCQLITENSHAPLTDLYASKEAFMLDVPKLIIENNVHGVDIDPRAVQIAGLSLWLRAQKTWKDTPAAERPRVRRSNIVCAEPMPGSDAMLEDFVGTLDPPLLGELVKTVFDKMQLAGEAGTLLKIEEEIRTAIDDAKTKWKKLGAAERDLFSTEELNQTLRPGTQQELTGVEKALTTDHRPLATDFFDTAEERIYAALRDYAESAEAGDYQRRLFAEDAAHGFAFIDLCRKRYDAVVMNPPFGAFSKTTKKWAENTFPRSSSDIYSSFIDRGIQLFTSGALLGAITSRTGFFLRSFTRWREKLLLPLSPPNLIADLGHGVLDDAMVEVAAYCLGGTNRNSSTFFRIVDAEDRASALLNSIKSSQDAVAGQRFECAPSSFKMVPGSPFAYWVSDSLRAAFEKHSPLKTSDRFAARGPYTLDDFRFVRIRWEIATSSIKNTRAQTTDTSWVRFVKGGDFARFYADPHLALNWSKDGLQLKALVSAYRESKGWGPNWTAAINGHDFYFLPGLTWTHRTSSDLSLRALPAGCIFSAKGPALIVEDREQRLALLSLCNSSVFRSLFSLNLGAADAAARSYDVGIMQRMPIPELDPASKDRLARLAYEAWKLWRRIGDGDETSHSFLIPCTVERRNSTLGESSNGRFSEHLELQSRCGEIDQEIDSTCFDIYGAAPIKTEQDIEQSIHEGDTLKEVADSMEPDDDICGPLVLWMIGAVFGRWDIRYATGERQPPELPDPFDPLPVCPPGMLQNADGLPAAPADVPDDYPLPITWPGILVSDPGHPEDIVARVRDALAVIWGDRSAAIEQEACEILGVRTLRDYFAEKKSGGKFFKDHLKRYSKSRRQAPIYWPLSTESGSYTLWIYYHRLTPDTLYTCVSDFIEPKITAVGRELERLTAKGDQRSARENRDWERLADLSGELQVFRDELLRIANLPWKPNLNDGVQITAAPLWNLFRLKPWQTKLKATWKSLEKGDYDWAHLAHTLWPERVIPKCTTDRSLAIAHGHEDALWEEVKNDKGKLVWQPKKNADQIAQELVQQHQA